In the Theobroma cacao cultivar B97-61/B2 chromosome 1, Criollo_cocoa_genome_V2, whole genome shotgun sequence genome, one interval contains:
- the LOC18611033 gene encoding uncharacterized WD repeat-containing protein alr3466, translating to METIPAKHPSKLPGKKEKRNSSLFNLSLYSFCFLYSSLGNRIFLRFPLVPFILHLLVSLVLWLTFSLDCLSPLLFIFFMESIRGRKRGGRIFLEQTSSVGQKFGRLKNSVSTEEDSGDRKSNTPKNSSQDYSSMAIDGGASPYNDSSSSPFKKSPWSSHLAGNCNSSAVEDSNFSPNVLMGSLVREEGHIYSLAASGDLLYTGSDSKNIRVWRNQKEYSGFKSNSGLVKTIVIAGEKIFTGHQDGKIRVWKISNKNASVHKRVGTLPTLKDYLRNSLKPSSYIEVKKNRSAIWLKHLDAISCLSLNEDKTLLYSASWDKTFKVWRVSDSKCLESIQSHDDAVNSVVAGFDGLVFTGSADGTVKVWRRELQGKGTKHFFSQTLLKQECAITALAVNPEATFVYCGSSDGLVNFWERENHLSHGGVMRGHKLAILCLVAAGNLVISGSADMGISVWKRSGSEHLCLSMLTGHSGPVKCLAIERDHESASGEKRWILYSGSLDKSVKMWRISERAPPMMQNQHQPYSSDSKRVPTSLTVAPSFSSQGRISQRKY from the coding sequence ATGGAAACAATCCCAGCGAAACATCCATCAAAACTACCcggcaaaaaggaaaaacgaAATTCTTCCTTGTTTAATTTGAGCCTTTATAGtttctgttttctttattcttcCTTAGGCAACCGCATCTTCCTCCGCTTCCCTTTGGTTCCTTTTATCCTTCATCTCTTGGTTTCCCTTGTTCTTTGGTTGACCTTTTCGTTGGATTGTTTATCACCATTgttgttcattttttttatggaatcAATAAGGGGTAGAAAAAGGGGTGGTCGCATTTTCTTGGAACAAACCAGCTCTGTTGGCCAAAAGTTCGGTAGGCTAAAGAATTCAGTCTCTACGGAAGAAGATTCCGGGGATCGAAAGAGCAACACTCCCAAAAACAGCAGCCAAGATTATTCCTCAATGGCTATCGACGGTGGCGCCTCTCCCTACAATGACTCGTCATCATCTCCTTTCAAAAAGTCCCCATGGTCATCTCACCTAGCCGGTAATTGCAATTCTTCTGCCGTTGAAGACTCCAACTTCTCTCCTAATGTGCTGATGGGGTCTTTGGTACGAGAGGAAGGGCATATATATTCCTTGGCGGCCTCTGGGGATTTATTATATACTGGTTCTGATAGCAAGAACATCAGAGTTTGGAGGAACCAGAAGGAGTATTCAGGGTTTAAATCGAACAGTGGATTGGTGAAAACTATAGTCATTGCTGGAGAGAAGATCTTTACGGGTCATCAAGATGGGAAGATTCGAGTTTGGAAGATTTCGAACAAAAACGCAAGTGTTCATAAACGAGTTGGGACGCTACCAACTTTGAAAGACTATTTGAGGAACTCCCTCAAGCCTAGTAGTTATattgaagtgaaaaaaaatcgCAGCGCGATATGGCTCAAACATTTGGATGCTATATCTTGTCTTAGTTTGAATGAAGACAAAACGTTGCTTTACTCGGCTTCTTGGGATAAAACCTTCAAAGTTTGGAGAGTTTCGGATTCAAAATGTTTAGAATCCATTCAATCTCATGATGATGCAGTTAATTCTGTTGTTGCAGGGTTTGATGGGCTGGTGTTTACAGGTTCAGCTGATGGAACAGTCAAGGTTTGGAGAAGAGAATTGCAAGGAAAAGGAACTAAGCACTTCTTTTCTCAGACATTGTTGAAGCAAGAATGCGCTATTACAGCATTAGCAGTGAATCCTGAAGCTACGTTTGTTTATTGTGGCTCATCGGATGGGCTGGTCAACTTTTGGGAACGTGAAAATCATCTCTCTCACGGTGGCGTTATGAGAGGCCATAAGCTGGCTATTCTGTGCTTGGTAGCAGCTGGGAACCTTGTAATCAGTGGATCAGCTGATATGGGAATTTCCGTATGGAAAAGATCAGGCAGCGAGCATTTGTGCTTGTCAATGTTAACAGGCCATAGCGGCCCTGTCAAGTGCTTGGCAATAGAAAGAGATCATGAATCAGCATCTGGTGAAAAGCGGTGGATTCTTTACAGTGGTAGCCTAGACAAGTCCGTGAAGATGTGGCGCATATCGGAGCGAGCACCTCCAATGATGCAAAACCAGCACCAGCCTTATTCATCAGACAGCAAACGTGTGCCGACCTCATTGACAGTGGCTCCTAGCTTCTCTTCTCAAGGCAGAATTAGCCAGAGAAAGTACTAA